One window of Riemerella anatipestifer genomic DNA carries:
- a CDS encoding HlyD family secretion protein yields the protein MKKIYLLLVVVISAVGCGKPKAEVIQGKIEREQIGIVSKIPGKIIEIRIQEGDFVRKGDTLAILDIPEVDAKKSQAEGAVQSAKAQYDMTLKGATDNQLKQLEAKQKALKEQYELAQKSINRLSNMLKDSLVSQQMYDEAFAKYQGAQSQYLAVQAEISDVKYGARIEQQKMAFGQQERALGALQEVSVADSERYIIAPQDMTVESITLKVGELALPGYTLISGTISESTYFRFTIPESQLSKVQKGQEVTVNIVYNKSQVKGKVISVKALGAYANIATAYPDYEIQESLFEIKISPVDISQTKDLFTKTTVTLELLK from the coding sequence ATGAAAAAGATATATTTATTATTAGTTGTAGTGATTTCCGCTGTCGGTTGTGGTAAGCCGAAAGCCGAGGTTATTCAGGGAAAAATCGAAAGGGAGCAAATCGGAATCGTATCGAAAATTCCGGGAAAAATCATTGAAATCCGTATTCAGGAAGGAGATTTTGTAAGGAAAGGCGATACGCTTGCTATTTTGGACATTCCTGAAGTCGATGCCAAAAAAAGTCAGGCTGAAGGAGCGGTTCAGTCGGCAAAAGCCCAATATGATATGACTTTGAAAGGAGCTACGGACAATCAGCTCAAACAGCTAGAAGCCAAACAAAAAGCATTGAAAGAACAGTACGAACTGGCTCAAAAATCCATTAACCGATTGTCAAATATGCTTAAAGATTCGTTGGTTTCTCAACAGATGTATGATGAGGCTTTCGCTAAATATCAGGGGGCTCAATCGCAGTATCTGGCTGTTCAGGCTGAAATTTCGGACGTGAAATACGGAGCGAGAATCGAACAGCAAAAAATGGCTTTTGGACAACAGGAAAGAGCTTTGGGAGCTTTGCAGGAGGTTTCGGTTGCGGATTCCGAGCGGTATATCATTGCTCCACAGGATATGACGGTAGAGTCCATTACGCTTAAAGTAGGGGAGCTGGCGCTTCCCGGTTATACCTTGATTAGCGGAACGATTTCGGAATCGACTTATTTCCGTTTTACGATTCCCGAAAGCCAGCTTTCAAAGGTTCAGAAAGGACAGGAAGTAACTGTCAATATAGTCTATAACAAAAGTCAGGTTAAGGGAAAAGTAATTTCGGTTAAGGCTTTGGGAGCTTATGCAAATATTGCAACGGCTTATCCCGATTACGAAATTCAGGAGAGTCTTTTTGAGATAAAAATCAGTCCGGTTGATATCAGTCAGACCAAAGATTTGTTTACGAAAACTACGGTTACTTTAGAACTGTTAAAATAA
- a CDS encoding TolC family protein has translation MRIKKLLPILACLLAFEGKAQIDVSPSLQEAIQKAIDKNASIRNKDLEVEKISTEKKSVWNKYIPKVEGSANYMYFDTKITLDLPTGNIPVINQPVFDGKQSFDSYGNLLMGSLMAKTVLFSGFQIENGAKALEQKRIGTAYLSEAEKESLIKEVIHSFDQVHLLNEVEKLLIDSEKRLATEAKRVERAIEEGLAIPYDRDKIKLANLELQSKKIEMEGKRKVLYQKINYLTGYSENQIKEVEYLLVPYVISEDLSVENKQELKALESFKKASDYMVKKEKGSYLPVLGAFGGVTYASLFDATMITPEIPMVNSRLYGRMNELTLSPNWMVGLSMKWEIFSGFERKHKIHEAKINAEQVQNQLDDAKEKFALLLENNLADYRVQNKKYQIGLEHEKVASNNLNMAVRQYQEGLINISERLEAENDLFKASANKIQILVEQRLSALETLSVTGELTKTILN, from the coding sequence ATGAGAATTAAAAAATTACTGCCTATACTTGCCTGCCTTTTGGCTTTTGAAGGAAAGGCTCAAATTGATGTGAGCCCGTCTTTGCAGGAAGCAATTCAGAAAGCAATCGACAAAAACGCTTCTATCCGAAACAAAGATTTGGAAGTGGAAAAAATCAGTACGGAAAAGAAAAGTGTTTGGAACAAATACATTCCGAAAGTAGAAGGTTCGGCAAATTACATGTATTTCGATACGAAAATAACGCTCGATTTACCGACAGGAAACATTCCGGTTATCAATCAGCCGGTTTTTGACGGAAAGCAATCGTTTGACAGTTACGGAAACTTATTGATGGGTAGCCTGATGGCAAAAACGGTTTTGTTTAGTGGTTTTCAGATTGAAAACGGAGCAAAGGCTTTGGAGCAAAAACGAATCGGAACGGCTTATCTTTCCGAGGCTGAAAAAGAAAGTTTAATTAAAGAAGTGATTCATTCCTTTGACCAAGTACACTTGTTGAACGAAGTCGAAAAATTGCTGATTGACAGCGAAAAACGATTGGCTACCGAAGCCAAAAGAGTAGAAAGGGCTATCGAAGAAGGACTTGCCATTCCGTATGACAGGGACAAAATCAAATTGGCAAATCTCGAATTACAATCCAAAAAGATAGAAATGGAAGGAAAACGAAAAGTCCTTTACCAAAAAATAAATTACCTCACGGGATATTCCGAAAACCAAATCAAAGAAGTAGAATATTTACTTGTTCCTTATGTGATTTCGGAAGATTTATCGGTTGAAAACAAACAAGAGCTAAAAGCCTTGGAATCATTCAAGAAGGCTTCCGATTATATGGTCAAGAAAGAAAAAGGGAGCTATCTTCCTGTTTTGGGAGCATTCGGAGGTGTTACTTATGCGAGCCTTTTTGACGCTACGATGATTACACCTGAAATTCCAATGGTAAATTCCCGACTTTACGGAAGAATGAATGAACTTACGTTGAGTCCGAATTGGATGGTAGGACTTTCGATGAAGTGGGAGATTTTCAGCGGATTTGAACGTAAGCACAAAATCCACGAAGCCAAGATAAATGCGGAACAGGTGCAAAATCAATTAGATGATGCGAAAGAGAAATTTGCTTTGCTTTTGGAAAATAACCTGGCGGATTACAGGGTTCAGAATAAGAAATACCAAATTGGTCTGGAACATGAAAAAGTAGCTTCAAACAATCTGAATATGGCTGTAAGGCAATATCAGGAAGGGCTTATCAACATTTCCGAAAGATTGGAAGCGGAGAACGATTTGTTTAAAGCATCAGCCAATAAAATTCAGATTTTAGTAGAGCAAAGGCTGTCCGCTTTAGAAACACTTTCCGTAACAGGAGAATTAACCAAAACTATTTTAAACTAA
- the lnu(I) gene encoding lincosamide nucleotidyltransferase Lnu(I), with the protein MTQLQMIDKTKSIAQNDKNISAVFMYGSFTKNEGDKYSDIEFYIFLKDKENFSAENWVSQIHPLALYFTNEYGSEVAIFENMIRGEFHFLTNDQMEVIKSWDGLVEFSDFDKMILVDKEDLLTNTLKEIKTKVPDRTTNENILWLSQSLLNVLLTTSNLIKRQEFAHAYQSLSNVQKYLLWLIRIETYQTKHWESPTKSLEKDIDPDWYSLFQETTSELDPTDIKTAFKKTLILTEKLFDNLGVEAKLKGVLRRIE; encoded by the coding sequence ATGACACAGTTACAAATGATTGACAAAACAAAGTCAATAGCTCAAAATGATAAAAATATTTCTGCCGTATTTATGTACGGGTCATTTACCAAAAATGAAGGGGACAAATATTCAGATATTGAATTCTACATCTTCTTGAAGGATAAAGAAAATTTTTCCGCTGAAAATTGGGTAAGCCAAATTCATCCTTTGGCATTATATTTTACCAACGAGTATGGAAGTGAAGTTGCCATTTTTGAAAATATGATAAGGGGGGAGTTTCATTTTTTGACAAACGACCAAATGGAAGTTATCAAATCGTGGGACGGTTTGGTAGAGTTTAGCGACTTTGACAAGATGATTTTAGTAGATAAAGAAGATTTATTGACTAACACGCTCAAAGAAATAAAAACTAAAGTACCTGATCGAACAACAAATGAAAATATCCTGTGGTTGAGCCAATCATTGTTGAATGTTTTACTTACAACAAGCAACTTAATTAAACGACAGGAATTTGCTCACGCTTACCAAAGCTTATCAAATGTTCAAAAATATTTACTTTGGTTAATAAGAATTGAAACATACCAAACCAAACATTGGGAAAGTCCAACAAAAAGCTTGGAAAAAGACATAGACCCAGATTGGTATTCGTTATTTCAGGAGACAACATCAGAATTAGATCCGACAGATATTAAAACAGCTTTCAAGAAGACATTAATATTGACTGAAAAACTTTTTGATAATCTTGGAGTTGAAGCAAAATTAAAGGGGGTATTAAGGAGAATTGAATAA
- a CDS encoding ABC transporter permease gives MKNFFSLIKREFRLFWDNSVLRLLFIGAPIMYGILLGFVYQKGKVTDLPVVVVDEDQSQMSRKAIEMMQDNEVLNVAFIRYDQNDLAKIVAENDNIPAVVIIPKDFEKQVMTKKYPEVLTIVNTSNVLTANYASTAIQICLGTLKAGVQIEALKKQGMPESVAMSQYEPFKTTFIKKYNRSTNYMYFLWPGILATVLQQVLLLGLALSFASEYENGTFRTLVSENKSLLKIMAIKIIPYLIMSFGIWFLYYLFTFWFRIPFYENLGALTFVAGIFVLSVCFIGILVSILIPSQLKATEILMVIATPSFILSGFTWPLSQMPDWVVAVANVIPLTHFLQAFRILLIEEGTLSQCSGAIWAMIWIGLVCAVLSYVALYFKRKKVLKQG, from the coding sequence ATGAAAAACTTTTTTTCGCTTATAAAAAGGGAATTCCGTTTGTTTTGGGATAACAGTGTGCTTCGGTTGCTTTTTATTGGGGCTCCGATTATGTACGGAATACTTTTGGGCTTTGTTTACCAGAAAGGAAAAGTTACCGATTTGCCTGTTGTGGTGGTTGATGAAGACCAAAGTCAGATGAGCCGAAAAGCTATTGAAATGATGCAGGATAATGAGGTTCTGAACGTGGCTTTTATCCGTTATGACCAGAACGATTTAGCTAAAATTGTAGCGGAAAACGATAACATTCCTGCAGTTGTGATTATTCCGAAAGATTTTGAAAAGCAGGTTATGACCAAAAAGTATCCCGAAGTGCTTACCATTGTAAATACTTCGAATGTTTTAACAGCCAATTATGCTTCGACTGCCATTCAGATTTGTTTAGGAACACTTAAAGCGGGAGTTCAGATTGAAGCTCTTAAAAAACAAGGAATGCCTGAAAGTGTGGCAATGTCGCAATATGAGCCGTTCAAAACCACGTTTATCAAAAAATACAACCGAAGCACGAACTATATGTACTTTTTGTGGCCCGGCATTTTGGCTACGGTTTTGCAACAGGTTTTGCTGTTAGGCTTGGCTTTGTCGTTTGCCTCGGAATACGAAAACGGAACGTTCAGAACTTTGGTTTCGGAAAACAAATCCCTACTCAAAATAATGGCAATTAAGATAATTCCGTATCTGATAATGAGCTTCGGTATTTGGTTCTTGTATTATCTGTTTACGTTTTGGTTCAGGATTCCGTTTTATGAAAATCTAGGTGCTTTGACCTTTGTAGCGGGAATTTTCGTGTTGTCGGTATGTTTTATCGGGATATTGGTAAGCATATTGATTCCGAGTCAGCTCAAAGCAACCGAAATATTGATGGTAATAGCCACTCCGAGTTTTATTTTGAGTGGATTTACGTGGCCGCTTTCGCAAATGCCCGATTGGGTTGTGGCTGTTGCAAACGTGATTCCGCTTACACATTTCTTACAGGCATTCCGAATTCTGCTTATTGAAGAAGGAACGTTGTCCCAATGTTCGGGTGCAATTTGGGCTATGATTTGGATTGGACTTGTTTGTGCGGTTTTGTCTTATGTAGCTTTGTATTTTAAAAGGAAAAAGGTGTTGAAGCAAGGTTGA
- a CDS encoding type II toxin-antitoxin system RelE/ParE family toxin translates to MQFFETRFLEEADKFISELDEKTARKLFYNIDLAQQTNDPRLFKKLKNDIWEFRTLYAGLQIRLLAFWDKTDGKETLVLATHGFIKKVNKVPTKEIDKAVKIREKYFSNKQNSK, encoded by the coding sequence ATGCAATTTTTTGAAACACGATTTTTAGAAGAAGCTGACAAGTTTATTTCTGAACTTGATGAAAAAACTGCTAGAAAACTGTTTTATAACATTGATTTAGCCCAACAAACAAACGACCCAAGACTTTTCAAAAAACTTAAAAATGACATTTGGGAGTTTAGAACACTTTATGCAGGACTTCAAATTCGACTTCTTGCATTTTGGGACAAAACAGACGGAAAAGAAACTTTAGTACTTGCAACGCACGGGTTTATAAAGAAAGTTAACAAAGTCCCAACAAAAGAAATTGACAAAGCGGTCAAAATTAGAGAAAAATATTTTAGTAATAAACAAAATAGCAAATAA
- a CDS encoding MarR family winged helix-turn-helix transcriptional regulator, translating into MQSILEYQDFYNLLTGRTPQAFNRVLNKNFRQNGVELTKEQWSILAVLWENDGCSQQYLADKSFRDRPSVTRLIDNMEKDGLVDRKPDVNDRRSNLIFLTKKGKQIQEKVMNLVNATVEESIKGISVENIVTVKEVFHKIYQNLEVK; encoded by the coding sequence ATGCAATCAATTTTAGAATATCAGGATTTTTACAATCTGCTTACGGGCAGGACACCACAGGCATTTAATCGTGTTTTGAATAAGAATTTCAGACAGAACGGAGTAGAATTAACCAAGGAACAATGGTCTATTTTGGCTGTTTTGTGGGAAAATGACGGTTGCTCGCAACAGTATTTGGCAGATAAGAGCTTTCGGGACAGACCAAGCGTAACCCGTTTGATTGATAATATGGAAAAAGACGGTTTGGTCGACCGGAAACCCGATGTAAATGACAGAAGGTCTAATTTGATTTTTCTGACAAAAAAAGGAAAGCAAATACAGGAAAAAGTTATGAATCTTGTCAATGCTACCGTCGAAGAATCCATAAAAGGAATCAGTGTAGAAAATATAGTGACAGTAAAAGAAGTGTTTCATAAAATATATCAAAATTTAGAGGTAAAATGA
- a CDS encoding helix-turn-helix domain-containing protein, producing the protein MANNEMKSYSLAEMKDKYIGKVGTKERDEYEYELRMDVLGKMIKTARQERNLTQEQLGQIVGVQKSQISKLESSANSATIDTIIKVFKALKAEINFNVKLEEQHIKLV; encoded by the coding sequence ATGGCAAATAACGAAATGAAATCATACTCACTTGCCGAAATGAAAGATAAATATATCGGTAAAGTTGGAACAAAAGAACGTGACGAGTACGAATATGAACTACGAATGGATGTTTTAGGTAAAATGATTAAAACGGCTCGACAAGAACGAAATTTGACACAAGAACAATTAGGACAAATTGTTGGCGTTCAAAAATCTCAAATTTCCAAATTAGAAAGTAGTGCAAACAGTGCGACAATTGACACGATAATTAAAGTGTTTAAAGCATTGAAAGCCGAAATTAACTTTAATGTGAAACTTGAAGAACAACATATAAAACTAGTCTAA